One Bombus pyrosoma isolate SC7728 linkage group LG11, ASM1482585v1, whole genome shotgun sequence DNA segment encodes these proteins:
- the LOC122572743 gene encoding regulatory-associated protein of mTOR isoform X3, which yields MAADEIFNERNVSLEKVRYKLFPSHGLTMSVIASKPCHEKENLKSTEEDDWKMQLAFCKPRHTATIEGVNCITQTWRMKERMKTVSVALVLCLNVGVDPPDIVKTQPCARLECWIDPLSVSPQKALETIGSNLQKQYERWQPRARYKQSLDPTVEEVKKLCTSLRRNAKEERVLFHYNGHGVPKPTSNGEIWVFNRTYTQYIPLSVYDLQTWMGAPSIYVYDCSNAGIIVESFQQFAEQHEKEYEMEKQAVQQNRATGVANATAPSYKNCIQLAACAANQILPMNPDLPADIFTSCLTTPIKIALRWFVMQNTSKLVPKISLDLIDKIPGQLTDRRTMLGELNWIFTAITDTIAWNTLPRDLFQRLFRQDLLVASLFRNFLLAERILRSYDCTPVSCPKLPPTYQHPMWQAWDLALDLCLAQLPSILENEDQFIHSPFFEEQLTAFQVWLTLGSKNRNPPEQLPIVLQVLLSQVHRLRALELLGRFLDLGPWAVNLALSVGIFPYVLKLLQSNARELRPLLVFIWAKILAVDSTCQADLVRDGGHKYFLSVLQDTSIPSEHRTLAAFVLASIVNDYRPGQVAANHGSLVSICLEQLGDSNALLRQWLCLCLARLWHNYDKARWCGVRDIAHEKLFILLQDPVPEVRAASVYALGTFINSVTTRSEHANNIDQIIAMTLINTVSHDMCPLVRKELVVALQWMVLHFENSFVTLALAEENSRKDLVVETLSPFSGMRRISSRDRLKMLSPNNTYSVDSTDGFGQDRIKRVSSSSSISSLGHSSLGNLPSLSYGSVYMKLWHGLCSLDNDPHPVVATMSQKVTNHIRNQVKESSAPKEVIETKISSSLSLPPSPSNRTTYLSNSKGESPPTVNSGTDLLRSSRIPLHGNRSRKPIPNTISEEADEVAGIKTPLTTSQFVEWSCAQFAQPVSLEIETESMNDMESRAHYEREWRYLRNKKQRCDAKEEQLRAVQSRVESQVFHTRCSHSPEVLTFHPFEPHLAVALKDYFGVWDCQTGTKLTYCASHGNKMSRITALEFINAHDITLLVAGSDDGSVRVWKNYSSMLNRDPVLLTAWQAMADIQPATKATTATAGLVTKWEQRSLTLAVTGDVRIVRLWDAETELKKQDIPTGADCCATCVDVDGIGAMMAVGCGDGSVRLFDRRLPPLESRVMIWREHTAWVLGTSLRKCERSAPQLFTGSSSGDIRIFDLRKNSSVSTVQITQGITALAAHEMADIFACGSTNHCISVYNTMGQHLNTIKFHEGFMATRISPVSCLSFHPYRVILAAGCVDNTITAYASEPRR from the exons ATGGCGGCTGATGAA ATCTTCAACGAACGAAACGTGTCTCTCGAAAAAGTAAGATATAAACTTTTCCCGAGTCACGGGCTTACAATGTCAGTAATTGCCTCAAAGCCATGCCACGAGAAAGAGAATTTGAAATCGACGGAGGAGGACGATTGGAAAATGCAGCTTGCATTTTGCAAACCACGGCATACAGCAACGATTGAAGGCGTAAATTGCATTACACAGACATGGAGGATGAAAGAACGG aTGAAAACTGTGAGCGTGGCTCTAGTTTTATGTTTAAACGTTGGTGTTGATCCACCGGACATTGTCAAGACGCAACCGTGCGCACGTCTCGAGTGTTGGATCg atccTTTGTCAGTGAGTCCACAGAAAGCTTTAGAAACTATAGGTTCTAATTTACAAAAACAGTATGAACGATGGCAACCAAGAGCTCGTTACAAACAAAGTTTAGACCCCACTGTTgaagaagttaaaaaattgtgtacTTCTTTGAGACGAAATGCAAAGGAGGAAAGAgttctttttcattataatGGTCATGGTGTTCCTAAACCTACTAGTAATGGTGAAATTTGGGTATTTAATAGA ACATATACACAATACATTCCTTTGTCCGTATATGATTTACAAACATGGATGGGTGCACCTAGCATCTATGTATATGACTGCTCTAATGCAGGTATCATTGTAGAGTCTTTTCAACAATTTGCAGAGCAACACGAGAAAGAATATGag ATGGAAAAGCAGGCAGTTCAGCAAAATCGTGCAACTGGAGTTGCAAATGCCACTGCACCAtcctataaaaattgtatccaATTGGCAGCATGCGCTGCTAATCAAATTTTACCTATGAATCCAGACTTACCTGCAGACATATTTACATCATGTCTTACAACTCCAATAAAAATAGCATTGCGATg GTTTGTCATGCAAAATACATCAAAGTTGGTACCAAAAATATCACTAGATTTAATTGACAA AATTCCAGGACAATTGACTGATAGAAGAACAATGTTAGGGGAACTTAATTGGATTTTTACAGCAATTACTGACACTATTGCATGGAACACATTGCCAAGAG atttatttcaGAGATTATTCAGACAAGATTTATTAGTAGCtagtttatttagaaatttcttacTTGCTGAAAGAATACTTCGCTCATATGACTGCACTCCAGTTTCTTGCCCAAAATTACCACCTACTTATCag CACCCTATGTGGCAGGCATGGGATTTGGCACTTGATCTCTGCTTAGCACAATTGCCATCTATTCTTGAAAATGAAGATCAATTTATACATTCACCCTTTTTTGAAGAACAATTGACAGCCTTTCAAGTATGGCTTACACTAGGTTCTAAGAATCGCAATCCTCCAGAGCAACTGCCAATAGTACTACAAGTGTTATTAAGTCAAGTTCATAGACTAAGAGCGTTAGAGTTATTAGGGCGTTTTCTTGATCTTGGTCCATGGGCAGTGAACTTGGCTCTTAGTGTAGGCATTTTTCcatatgttttaaaattacttcaaAGTAATGCCAGAGAACTACGTCCACTACTTGTTTTCATTTGGGCAAAAATTCTTGCAGTTGATAGT acTTGTCAAGCAGATCTCGTACGAGATGGAggacataaatattttttatctgttCTTCAGGATACTTCCATACCg AGTGAACATAGGACGTTAGCAGCATTTGTTTTGGCTAGCATTGTAAATGACTATCGACCGGGTCAAGTAGCTGCAAATCATGGCAGTCTCGTCTCAATTTGTCTGGAACAACTTGGAGATTCAAATGCTTTATTACGACAATGGCTATGTTTGTGCCTCGCGAGACTTTGGCATAATTATGACAAAGCAAGATGGTGTGGTGTCAGAGACATTGCCCACGAAAAgctgtttatattattacaggACCCAGTTCCTGAG gTTCGAGCGGCGAGTGTTTATGCTTTGGGAACATTCATAAATAGTGTAACAACACGAAGTGAACATGCGAATAATATTGATCAAATTATAGCTATGACGCTTATTAATACTGTGTCTCATGACATGTGTCCCTTAGTTAGAAAA GAATTAGTAGTAGCACTTCAGTGGATGGtattacattttgaaaattcgtttgTAACATTAGCATTGGCTGAAGAAAATAGTCGAAAAGATCTCGTAGTGGAGACGTTATCGCCATTTAGTGGAATGAGACGTATTAGTTCTAGAGATAGGTTGAAAATGCTTTCTCCGAACAACACGTACAGTGTGGATAGTACAGATGGATTTGGTCAGGATCGTATTAAAAGAgtgtcgtcgtcatcgtctaTTAGTAGCTTAG gGCACAGTTCTCTTGGAAATTTACCAAGTCTTTCCTATGGTAGtgtatatatgaaattgtGGCATGGCTTATGCAGTCTTGACAATGATCCTCATCCTGTGGTTGCTACTATGTCTCAGAAGGTCACGAATCATATTCGAAATCAG GTCAAAGAATCCTCTGCACCTAAGGAagtaattgaaacaaaaatatcttcgTCATTGTCTCTTCCGCCTTCTCCATCAAATCGTACTACATATTTAAG taatagcAAAGGAGAATCACCACCTACAGTAAACTCTGGGACAGATTTATTACGTTCGTCGAGAATACCATTGCATGGCAATCGTTCAAGAAAACCAATTCCCAATACA atTTCAGAAGAAGCAGATGAAGTTGCTGGAATTAAAACACCATTAACTACTTCACAATTTGTTGAGTGGAGTTGTGCTCAATTTGCTCAGCCTGTTAGTTTAGAAATTGAAACTGAATCAATGAATGACATGGAAAGTAGAGCACATTATGAAAGAGAATGGCG ATACttaagaaataagaaacaaagatGTGATGCAAAAGAAGAACAATTACGTGCAGTACAAAGTAGGGTAGAATCACAAGTATTTCACACAAGGTGTTCACATTCTCCAGAAGTTTTAACATTTCATCCTTTTGAACCTCATTTGGCTGTAGCATTGAAAGATTACTTTGG gGTATGGGATTGTCAAACCGGTACAAAATTAACTTATTGTGCAAGTcatggaaataaaatgtctCGTATTACAGCGCTGGAGTTTATTAATGctcatgatataacgttattagtggCTGGATCTGACGATGGTTCGGTTAGAGTGTGGAAAAATTATAGTAGTATGTTAAATCGCGATCCAGTTTTACTTACTGCTTGGCAAGCAATGGCTGATATACAACCTGCAACAAAAGCAACTACCG CAACAGCTGGATTAGTTACTAAGTGGGAGCAAAGATCTCTTACATTGGCTGTAACAGGTGACGTTCGTATTGTCAGACTTTGGGATGCAGAGActgaattaaagaaacaagatATACCAACAGGTGCTGATTGTTGTGCTACATGCGTTGATGTCGATGGTATAG GTGCCATGATGGCAGTAGGTTGCGGAGATGGTTCAGTTCGTTTATTTGATAGAAGATTGCCCCCTTTAGAATCAAGAGTTATGATTTGGAGAGAGCATACAGCATGGGTGCTAGGCACATCTTTGAGAAAATGTGAAAGATCTGCGCCGCAACTGTTCACTGGATCATCTTCAGGagatattagaatatttgatcttagaaaaaattcttctGTGAGCACTGTACAGATAACACAAGGTATTACAGCATTGGCAGCACATGAAATGGCTGATATTTTTGCATG TGGATCAACAAATCACTGCATAAGTGTATATAACACTATGGGTCAACACCTAaacacaataaaatttcatgaagGATTTATGGCCACTCGTATTAGTCCAGTAAGTTGTCTAAGTTTTCATCCCTATCGTGTGATTCTAGCAGCTGGTTGCGTAGACAATACTATCACAGCATATGCATCTGAACCACGCAGATGA